GCGGACGAGTGACGCAGGAGCTCGAGCCCTTCGTCGCTGTCGGGAAGGATCGGCGCGATGCTCGAGTCTTCCACCAGGGCGGTGGAGAGGTCGCGGGGCCGGCCGTCGATCAGCACCCCGATCGCAAGCTTGGCGACTTTGCCGCCAAGAAGCTCGCGCGCGGGAGTTCCCGCGGGGATGGTTCGAGCGCCGTCGCCGGGAAGGCTGACGGTGATCTGTTTCGACATGCTCTTCTGCGCCCGCTGGCCGAGGGTCGGTGGTGGGAGATCGCTGAAGCGATTCTTCTGGCCCCATGACCGGCCGCTTGCGGCCCTGCTCGTCTCCGTCCTGCTTCAGACTTCGTGCAAACTTTCTGGTAGGCACGGGCGGGATCGAACCGCCGACCCCTACCGTGTCAAGGTAGTGCTCTCCCGCTGAGCTACGTGCCTACAGGCCACCGCTCCGGAGCCCGCAAGCGCTTGGCTTGCGTTCCCGGGCTGCGAGTGGACCGGCTCTGCTAACAACGCCGGCGCGGGGAGTCAATCGCCAAGTCGCCGTCCCAGCATGGGTTTGGACGCAGCCAGGCGGCGGCACCGGGGCCGGACGCCGATAAGGGCCCATCTGCTTCGTTGTCGGCGCTACGTTCGCTCCGGCGTACAGGAGCGAGCCGCGAAACATTGAGCGGCGAGCGCCTGCGCTCACTTACGCGCCTCCGCCTCGCATCTGGACCCTTCTCGGCGCCCGGCTCGCAGATACGCTCTTCGAGAGTTGGGGCCGGGCCCGGCGCGAATCGCGTGCCGGTGCGGGACCCCGGCTCGCTCGGCTGCCGGGGACCCCGTAGGATGCCGCTTCATGCAGCGCGCCGAGCCGTTCGCGACGCAGTTCCTGATCGTCGTCCTCGTCGGCCTGGTGCTGCTCGTCGGTGCCTTCCTGCTGCCGTACGCGACGCCGATCGCCTGGGCCTGCGTCCTGGCGGCGGTCTTCTACCCCGTCTACAGCCTGCTGCTGAAGTCGATGCCGGCGCGGCCGAGCCTCGTGGCTGCCCTGATGACCGTGGTCGTGCTGGCCCTGGCCGTTGTCCCGGCCCTGCTGCTGACCGGCGTCGTCGCCCACGAGACGATCGGCGCCTACCGCGTCGCGGCTGACTACATCGTCGAGCACAAGGTCCAGTTCTTCGACGACCTGAGCCACCACTGGATCGTCGCGCCGGTGTGGAACTGGGTGCACGACCACTTCTCCGACAGCGACCTCGACCCGACGTCCCTCGGTCTTTCCGGGCTGCGCTGGCTCAGCGAATTTGCCGCCGCCAACGCGGCGCAGGTCGCGCGCAACGTGCTCGGCTTCGTCATCGGGCTCGGCGTGCTGACCTTTACGCTGTTCTTCGCGTTCCGCGACGGTGCGGCAATGGTGGCGTACTTCGAGGAGTCGCTGCCGATGGACAGCGGCGACCGGCGCCGCCTGTTCTCGCGACTCCAGACGACGCTGCTGGCCGTCGTGCAAGGTCTCGCCGCGACTGCACTGCTGCAGGCCGTGCTGCTCGGCGCCGCCTACTGGGCGCTGTCCGTGCCGTACGCCC
The nucleotide sequence above comes from Candidatus Binatia bacterium. Encoded proteins:
- a CDS encoding AI-2E family transporter, which produces MQRAEPFATQFLIVVLVGLVLLVGAFLLPYATPIAWACVLAAVFYPVYSLLLKSMPARPSLVAALMTVVVLALAVVPALLLTGVVAHETIGAYRVAADYIVEHKVQFFDDLSHHWIVAPVWNWVHDHFSDSDLDPTSLGLSGLRWLSEFAAANAAQVARNVLGFVIGLGVLTFTLFFAFRDGAAMVAYFEESLPMDSGDRRRLFSRLQTTLLAVVQGLAATALLQAVLLGAAYWALSVPYALLLAVVSFALAFVPVGGSAILWLPVAIGLYIGGAWVRGTILLAWGGGVVSLIDNFVRPLVIGGQAELPTPLLFFGILGGLQIYGFVGVFAGPATVAAFLSVVSIYRERLLELHGPAQPPP